GGCGTCGGCAACCACAAGGACCGCCCGTACGCGCCCGTGTGGAGCCGGCTGAACACCGACTTCCTGGGCAACCTCGCCCGCGCCGGTGTCCGCCCCGAGGACGTCGACATCGTGATCAACACCCATCTGCACATCGACCACGTCGGCTGGAACACCTACCTCGACGGCCGGACCTGGGTGCCGACGTTCCCCAACGCCACCTACCTCATGCCCAAGGCGGACTTCGACTTCTGGAACCCCGCCAACGAGCACAAGCCCCTGCTCGGCCGCGGCAACCAGAACGTCTTCGAGGACAGCGTCGCCCCCGTGCACGAGGCCGGCCTGACCCAGCTCTGGGACGACAGCCACCGCATCGACGGCAGCCTGCGCCTCGACCTCGCCCCCGGCCACACCCCGGGCTCCTCGGTGCTGACGCTGGAGTCCGGATCGGACCGGGCCCTCTTCGTCGGCGACATGCTGCACAGCCCGGTCCAGATCCACGAGCCCGACGCCAACAGCTGCTTCTGCGAGGACCCCGCCGAAGCCCGCGCCACCCGCCGCAAGCTCCTGGGCTGGGCGGTCGACAACAACGCCCTCGTCATCCCCGCGCACCTCGGCGGCAACGGCGCCGCCGAAGTCGTCCGCGAGGGAGACAAGTTCGCCATCAAGGGCTGGGCACCCTTCGCCCCGTACACCGAGCAGGCCTGAGCCCCTACGGAAAGGCACCACCGTGAACCACCACCCCGACCCCGTCGCAACCACCGCTCAGGGAGCCATCCGCGGTCTGCGCCAAGGCGACACCCTCACCTTCCTGAACATCCCCTACGCCGCCCCGCCACGCGGCGCCGGCCGCTTCGCACCGCCCCAGCCCCACGAGCCGTGGGACGGCGTGCGGGACGCCACCGTGCCGGGTCCCAACGCGCCGCAGTCCGAACGCAAGCTCGGCAACGTGGACATGACCCCCTACTTCGGCACCGGCTGGAACCGCGGCGAGGACTACCTCACCGTCAACGTCTTCACGCCCGCCGCCGGCGGTGACGAACTGCCGGTCATGGTGTTCGTCCACGGCGGCGGATTCGTCGCCGGATCGACCCGGTCCACGATGTACGACGGCTCCGCCTTCGCCCGCGACGGCGTCGTCCTGGTCACCCTCAACTACCGGCTCGGCATCGCCGGGTTCCTCGACATCCCCGGCGCACCCGCCAACCGCGGCCTGCTCGACGTCGTCGCCGCACTGCGCTGGGTGCGCGAGAACATCGCCGCCTTCGGCGGTGACCCGCACAACGTCACGCTCTTCGGCCAGTCGGCCGGGGCGACCATCGTCGGCGGCGTCCTCGCCACCCCCCAGGCCGCCGGCCTCTTGCGCCGCGCGATCGTCCAGAGCGGCAGCGGCCTGGGCGCGTTCACCACCGAGCAGGCCGCCCGCGTCACCAAGGCGGCAGCCGAGGCGCTGGACATCGAGCCCCACGTCGACGCCTTCGCGGGCATCTCCGACGAGCGCCTGGTCGAGGCCGCCTCCCAGCTCGCGGGCATCGACTTGCAGACCGAGACCCACGGCGACCCTCTGATCGGACTCAGCCCCTTCAGCCTCGTCCTCGACACCCAGCCTGCCGAATCCGTCGCCGCTGGCCTGAGCGCCGACGTCGACCTGCTCGTCGGCACCAACACCGAAGAGGGCAACCTCTACCTGGTCCCCGTCGGCAAGTACGCCACCTCGACCGCAGCCGACGTCGACGAGGCGGCCGCGCGCTCCCACCCGAACCCGGCGCAGCTCGTCGAGACGTACCGCAAGTCGCGCCCCGAGGCGTCCCACGCGGAACTGCGCTCGGCCATCATGGCCGACGCGCTCTTCGGCGCGGGCAGCCGCGCCCTGGCCGGCGCCCACGCCACCCACCCGAAGTCCGCCACCTACACCTACGAGTTCGCCTGGCGCTCGAAGGCCCTGGACGGAGAGCTCGGCGCCACCCACGCGGTCGAACTGCCCTTCGTCTTCGACCTCGCGGAACGGCCCGAACTGAACGGCTCCAACGCCCTGCTCGGCCCCGACAAGCCCCCCGCGGACCTCGCCACTCGCATACACGAGGCCTGGATCCGGTTCGCCAGGACCGGCGACCCAGGCTGGGACCCGTACGACACCGAGCGCCGCGCCACCATGCGCATCGACGCGGAGTGGACCCAGGTAGACGACCCCCGCAGCCAGGAACGACAGGTCTGGAGCTGACGCTCCGACCGACCCTTCTCAAGGACACACCATGACCAGAACCATCATCACCACCGAGAACGCACCCTCGCTGCCGGCCCCACTGTCCCAGGGCATCCGCAAGGGCCCCGTCCTGCACGTCTCCGGGCAGCTCCCATTCGACCCGAAGACCGGCGAAGTCGTCGGCACCACGGTCGGCGAGCAGACCGCGCAGGTACTGCGCAACGTCACCGCCGTCCTCAAGGCGGCCGGCGCGGGCCTGGAAGACGTCGTGATGCTCCGCGTGTACCTCACCGACCCCGCCCACATGGCCGAGATGAACGAGGCGTACGCGGCAGCCGTCGGCGAGCCCTTCCCCGCCCGCACCACCGTCTACATGCAGCTTCCGCCGGGACTGCTCGTCGAGATCGACGCCCTGGCCGTACTGGACGACTGATCACGATGGCCGGTCGTCTGACAAGGGCGTGCACCAACCTGAGGGTTCCTCCGACGCACCTGCTCGACGCCCTGTGCGCACTGGTCGGACGACCGGCACCTCCCCGCGGGCCCCATCCCGTACGCCGCATCCACGAACGGGTGCTCCAAGCAGCCGGGTCGGTGGCGCCGGGCGTGCTGGAGCCGGGCGACGTGTGCGCGGCCACATACGTGCGCGCGGGCCTCCTGAACGCCGAAATCCCGGCCCCGTCGGACACGGCCGTCCTCTGCATCCGGCGCACGGTCGACGACCTCGGACCGGCCGACCTGTGGGAACTGGCCCGCGCCACCGCCATGACCCGAGACGATCTCTCGTGGGGCGCCGCCGCGGTCCTGGCCGAAGAAGGTCCCGGCGCCGCAGACCCGCTGGACGAACACGCCGCGCACACCCTCGCGCAGGAGGTCGCCACGCGATCCCCGTGCCACTGGGGCCGAGGCCACACCGAGGCGGTACGCGCCGCGCTGTACCGGATTATGGCCGACCTCGCGGACGCCCTCCTGGAGGTATCGGAATCGACCCCGACACCCCTGGACTGGACCATCCACGACAACGGCGGGCGGTATGCCACCACCGCAGCGGGCGACAGGGTGATGTACGAGGTGCAGGTCCAGACGGCGCGGAACGCTCTCCCGGCTGCGGCACCCGTCTGGCACCACCCGTCACTGCCCGCCGCATGCGCCGCCTGGCAGTGGCGGATCACCAGCGGACCGGCCGACCGTGCCTCTCACAGCTGCGCACCCTTCCCCTCCGCACTCGCGGCACGGCACGCCGCCGAGTGCGCCATCACCGCACTCACCGCCGGGAGATGTGACCTGTGAGCAGCCTCATCTGACCTGGGCACTCATCACTCTGTTGACCCGCAGGTCACTCGACGGGGCCCGCACCAACTGGTCGAAGAATCCCTGAGAGGTCGTTTTCTCCCGTTGTTTTATCCCGTGATGCGGATTTGGTTCTGTGATGTCGGGTCACGCCACGAGATGGTGGTCTCGCCGCGGCGGGGCAGGGAACCGGCAGCGGCTGCATGAGGAGATTGTGCAAGAAGTCCGGAACATTCCGTGCGCAGAACGTGGTCGCCGCCAATCGCCAGCGGACCGCCCTTCACCTTCACTGGCCTGACCGGGTCCTCGGATGGGTCTGTGACGTGCGCCGTTCGAGACCGGATCTCCGATGGCAACTCGCCGCTTCAGGCTTCGTCAGCGAGGGCTTCTTTCGCGTCAAAACCCGCGCCGACGTCTCGGCTCTGGATCGTTGCGGCTGCACGGTGCAGTTCAGTGAGCACCATCCGTACGGCTCGCCGTGCGGCACGTTCAGGGCGGTGGAGCACATCGATATGGCGTCGGGTGTGCACGCCGCTGAGCGGTCTGAGGATCAGTGCGGGGTGCGGACGTGTGGTCCAGCGGGGCATCAGGGCCAGGCCGCCTCCGGCGGCTACGGCTTCGGCGACCACCGCGAATTCGTTGATGCGATGGACGATGTTGAGCCGGCGGTTCGCGGCGGTCGCGATGGCGTCGATGGTGGCCATCAGCGGGAAGCCGTCGTTGACGGTGATCCAGGGTTGATCCGCGACGTCTCGCGGGGTGAGGCGTCGTTTGGCGGCCAAGGGGTGGTCGGCCGGCAGGGCGATGTCGAGCGGTTCACGCAGCAGCGTGCCGACGGTGACCGTGGTCGGCCACGGTGGCCCTTGGTCGAGACGGTGGGCGAGCACGAGGTCGTAGTCCCGGGTCAGCCGCGGGAAATGGTCTTGCGCGACGTCCTGGTCGGCGAGCGAGAGCCGCGGGCGTCCAGGGCCGGCCTGGGCAAGCAGCAGCAGTGGGAAGAATGAGGCGGCCGCGCTGTGGAAAGCCGTTACCGACACATCAGCGTCCGGCTGGTCGACGAACTCCTCAATGGTGTGCCGTGCCCTGGCCAGCGCGGTCTCCACCTCGATCGCCGCACCGGCCAGGGCTTGCCCGGCATCGGTGAGCACCAACCGCCGTCCGTCACGTTCGGTGAGTGGGACCGGGATCGAGCGTTGCAGCAGCCGTAGCTGTTGGGAGATTGCAGAGGGAGTCATCAACAGCGCCTCGGCGGTCGCGGTGACGCTTCCCAGCTCGCCGAGCTCCCGCAAGATCTGCAACTGCCGTTCATTCATCCTCTCAGTGTAGTGATGCTTCAGGATTGTTGAAGAACCTCGCTCTTGGCTTCAGGGTGGAAGCAGTGCATTCTCACGGTATGACCAGTGACGACAGCACTTACAACAGCCCGGGCGCAGGTCCCGGCCGGGCGGGAATCGTTCGGGCAGGCGTGGTGCAGGCCGCCCCGGTTCCGTTCGATCCGGTGGCCACGTTGCGTGTGGTGGAACGGTGGCTGTCCGAGGCAGCCGAGCGGAACCGGGATCTCGTGGTGTTCCCTGAGGCATTCATCGGCGGGTACCCCAAGGGATCGGCGTTCGGGGGAGTGGTGGGCGACCGAACCACTGCCGGACGAGAGGAGTTCGCCCGGTATTGGAACGGCGCCGTGGAGGTGCCCGGCCCTGTCACGGACCGCCTGGGCGAACTGGCGGCCGAGGCCGGCACACACCTGGTCATCGGCGTCGTCGAACGGGAATACGGCACGCTCTACTGCACGGTCCTGTTCTTCTCAGACACAGGAGCCTTCCTCGGGAAGCGGCGCAAGCTCATGCCTACCGGAGCCGAGCGGATGATCTGGGGGTTCGGCGACGGCTCGACCCTTGAGGTGCACCCTACGAAGCTCGGCCGGCTCGGGGCCGTGATCTGCTGGGAAAACATGATGCCCGCGACGCGGATGGCCATGTATGCGCAAGGCATTGAACTGTACTGTGCGCCGACGGCGGACAGCAGGGATAGCCACCACGCGACCATGCGCCATATCGCCCAGGAAGGCAGATGCTTCGTGCTGGCGGCGAACCAATGCCTGCGTGTAGGGGACTTCCCCCCGGACCACCCCACGCCGTACGGCGACGACCCGGAGCAACTCATCTCCCGGGGTGGCAGCAGCATCATCGGCCCGCTGGGCGAAGTGCTGGCCGGCCCCGTCCTGGATCAGGAGGTCCTGCTGACCGCGGACCTCGACATGGCACTGATCACCCGCGCTCGCTACGACTTCGACCCCGTCGGCCACTACGCGCGGCCCGACATCTTCCGCCTCCACGTGGACACCACAGTCCGCCGCGCCGTACAGACCAACGACAGTCTGAGCGCATCCCCCTCGGCCGACCTGCCCAACACGTTCACCCCGTCGCGTGCCACGCCTGACGACACGACCGACATGTCCATCCTCTCTCAGAGGTCTTCCGGCTCCCTTGGACACCGCCCATGAACGCACAGTCCGTCAACATCCCCTCCTCGAACGACATCGCGTCCGCAGCCAGACGGATCCGCAACATAGTGCGCCGCACACCCGTGATACAGGTGGCGGCCGGGGAACTGGACGTGCCCATCCCCGTCAATCTGAAGCTGGAATTCCTCCAGCACACCGGCTCCTTCAAAGTCCGCGGCGCATCCAACGCCGTCGCCCTCCTGCACGCCACGGAACGCGGCGCCCCGACCGCCGGCGTCTCCTGCGCGTCCGGAGGCAACCACGGGGCCGCCGTGGCCTGGGCGGCGCGCGAAGCGGACCTGCCCGCCACCGTGTTCGTGCCCCACTTCTCACCCAAGGCCAAGACCGACATCATCGAATCCCTCGGCGCACGCCTGCGCCGCGTCGAAGGCTTCTACGCCGACGCACTGGCAGCCAGCCAGGACCATGCCCGGCACGAGGGCGCCTTCCACATCGACGCCTACGACGCCCCGCAGACGGTCGCAGGGTAGGGCACGCTCGGCCTGGAGCTCGCCGAGCAGGTACCGGAGGGGCAGCCCGTGCTGGTCGGGTGCGGTGGAGGAGGCCTGTACGCAGGGGTCGCCCTGGCGCTGGATGGACGCAACCGCGTGACCGCAGCTGAACCGTCCTCAGCGCCCTCGCTCACAGCAGCGCTGGAGGCAGGGAAACCAGTGGACGTGGAAGTCGGCGGGATCGCCGTGGACAGCTTGGGTGCCCGCCGGGCGGGCCGCATAGCCACCGCTGTCGGCCTCTCGCTCGGCATGAAGACCCTCACCGTCGCGGACGAGGATATCGCCGCCGCCCGCGCACTCCTGTGGCAGCGGCTACGCATCGTGGCCGAACCCGGCGGAGCCACCGCTCTCGCCGCGCTGCTCGCCCACCCCGAACACTTCCCGGACGGGGCCACCGTCGTCGTCTCAGGAGCCAACACAGCACCCTCGTCGAGTTTGGGCTGATGAGGAGCCGATGCCGTACCGAGAGATTGGCTTGGCCTGGGTCTTGCCGGGATTGCTGCTGGATTGAACGGTAAGGGTGTGTCAGCCCCCGAAGGCGCGCCGGTGATCGTCGAGTTGCACCTTGGGACTGGTAGGCGCACCGGTTGAGGTGTCGCGTATCCGTCAGCGCAGACGCGTTCATGCCCTGATGGTGTGACGGACAGTGATGTTCGGGAGCCCTACCCCTCCGCTGTTTGACTTCGCCTTGTGCCTGCGAGCTTCGACTTACTCCATAGAGAGAGGTGCCAAGCGGGGCAGTCCGTGAGTCATTTCGCTGTGGTCGTCGAAATCGAAGTTCCAGGTGGGTTCCAGCTCCGGGTATCGGATGGTGAACGCGTCGTCAGGGGGTGTTTGCCGGTCGCCATGATGTGTGCGTTCCAGACAAGGCTAATTAGGTTCAACTATTGGGAAGCTCCGCTGGAGCCTCACGGCTGATGAGGCCGAGGTGGCCGCCTTGCGCGAGGTGGCGGCCGGGTGCCCGGACCAGAGCGTGACGTACGAGCCAGTCGCATAACCGGCCTGCTCGGGCCCGCCGCCTGCGGGCGGTAAGGCCGCGGGCAGCGGCCCCGGGCGCGGCATGGCCTTCGCCCCGGTGCGAATCGTTCCTGCGGTGAAGCCCCTGGGCCGTGCGGGTGAGCCCGGCGGCCTAGGCCCCCGGGGGGCGTGCAGGGCGGGTAGAACGCGGGGGGTTGTTCCGTCGTGATGAAGGGTGGTCATGGTGAGCCGAGGCTTGATCGTCGTGGACGTGCAGAACGACTTCTGTGAAGGAGGCAGTATTCCCGTACCGGGCGGCGCGCGGATCGCGACCAAGATCGCCGATCTGGTGGAGCAGAGCGCGGGACGTGACTACCAGTACATCGTCGCCACCCGTGACCATCACATCGACCCGGGAGGTCACTTCTCCCAGACCCCGGACTTCAAGGACAGCTTCCCCGTCCACTGCGTGGCCGGAGGCGAGGGCAGCGAATTCCATCCCCACTTCGTCCCCGCCGTCACCGGCGGAAAGGTCGACGCCGTCTTCTACAAAGGCGCCCACAGCGCCTCCAAGAGCGGCTTCGAAGGAGCCGACGAGGAAGGAACCCCCCTCGCGGACTGGCTGCGAGCCCGCGGGGTCAAGAAGGTCGACGTGGTGGGCATCGCCACGGACCACTGCGTGCGTGCGACCGCGCTGGACGCCGTGAAGGCCGGCTTCCGCGCACGGGTACGCCTGGACTATTCGGTCGGAGTTGCCCCGCACACGACGGCCGCCGCGGTGAACGACTTCCGCCAGGCAGGTATTGCGGTATCCGGCAAGGCGCCGGGACCGGAACAGTCCTGACACCGGGCGACATCGTCCAGGACCACCGGCCACCGGCAGGCCCGCTGCTCTGCCGCGGGCTGCGGCCGGGCCAGGAAGCCTGCCTGCGAGGCAAGGGGGCCTACCTGGTGCGGCCACACGGCCGGTGGCCGCAGACGATCACGCCGCCCTTTGCCCGTGACAGGGCCGTAGAGCGCACCACGACAGGGATCGCTCACGTCACGCCCGTCGAAGCACGCCGCTGCGGTGCGCCCCAGGCCGGTGAAGCGCTTGGGCGCTGCCCTTTCTGCTGCCGCCCTCCGCTGTGAGAGACGGGTAGAGATGGTGATCGCCTATACGGGGCAATTCAGGTGCCTGTCCCTGCCGGCAGGGCCTTGGTTCGGTCACCGTGGGGGGATGGACGACCGGCAGTCAGTCTGGGTGGGCTCCGGGTCCGGGGCGGTGCTGCGGTGGGCTCGGGCCATGGGACTGGTGGTGGATGAGGGGGAGGAGCGGCGGCTTGCCGCGATGAGGTTGGAGATGCTCGCTGAAGGGGCTCTGCCGCAGGCCCGCGCGCAGGATGTGGCGCTGACGGTCCGGTGGGCGGTGTTCATCTGCCTTGTGGACGACCTGATCGACCGGCGCGGCCTGGGGCTGGTGCCCGGCGAGGTGGAGGAGTTCACCGCGCCGATGCGTGCGGCCCTTGCCGCCGACGGTGAGCCGCTTCCTGTGGCGACGGCCCCGCACGCCGCGGTCCTGGGGGAGCTGTTCGCGCACACGGCTGAGGGGATGTCCGCCCGGTGGAGGGAGCGTTTCACCGCGGACTACACCGACTTCCTGGATGCCACCGAGGAGGAAGCGGCCCTGCGCCGCAACGGTGTCCGGCTGTCCCTCGAGCCGTATGTGCGGTTGCGCCGCCGCACGATCACCCTGCTTCCTCTTCTCGACGTGCTGGAACGCACCGGTAACGCCTCGCTGGTGGAGTGTCCGCAGACCAGTGCCCGACTGCGCGAGCTGCGATGGACGCTGGCCGACGTCGCGGGATGGACGAACGACCTGGCTTCTGCGGCCGACGACGCGGCCGCCGGCCAGGACAACCTGATGACCGTCCTCGCTCGGCAGGACGGCTGCTCCCTGGCCGTGGCCCGGGCACGGGCGGCCGCCATGATCGCCGAACGCCGCAGTGACTTCCGCTCCGCCGCCACCGCTCTGCGCACGGGCCAGGACGTGCCGCCCGAGCGGGCGGAGGACGTGTGCCGGTACGTGGACCTGACGCAGACGTTCATGGCCGCCACACTGCGCTGGCTGGCCGGCACGGCCCGCTTCACCCCCGATCCCGGGCCGCCCGCCCCCCACGTGTCGG
This Streptomyces sp. NBC_00377 DNA region includes the following protein-coding sequences:
- a CDS encoding carbon-nitrogen hydrolase family protein, translating into MTSDDSTYNSPGAGPGRAGIVRAGVVQAAPVPFDPVATLRVVERWLSEAAERNRDLVVFPEAFIGGYPKGSAFGGVVGDRTTAGREEFARYWNGAVEVPGPVTDRLGELAAEAGTHLVIGVVEREYGTLYCTVLFFSDTGAFLGKRRKLMPTGAERMIWGFGDGSTLEVHPTKLGRLGAVICWENMMPATRMAMYAQGIELYCAPTADSRDSHHATMRHIAQEGRCFVLAANQCLRVGDFPPDHPTPYGDDPEQLISRGGSSIIGPLGEVLAGPVLDQEVLLTADLDMALITRARYDFDPVGHYARPDIFRLHVDTTVRRAVQTNDSLSASPSADLPNTFTPSRATPDDTTDMSILSQRSSGSLGHRP
- a CDS encoding LysR family transcriptional regulator, whose amino-acid sequence is MNERQLQILRELGELGSVTATAEALLMTPSAISQQLRLLQRSIPVPLTERDGRRLVLTDAGQALAGAAIEVETALARARHTIEEFVDQPDADVSVTAFHSAAASFFPLLLLAQAGPGRPRLSLADQDVAQDHFPRLTRDYDLVLAHRLDQGPPWPTTVTVGTLLREPLDIALPADHPLAAKRRLTPRDVADQPWITVNDGFPLMATIDAIATAANRRLNIVHRINEFAVVAEAVAAGGGLALMPRWTTRPHPALILRPLSGVHTRRHIDVLHRPERAARRAVRMVLTELHRAAATIQSRDVGAGFDAKEALADEA
- a CDS encoding RidA family protein produces the protein MTRTIITTENAPSLPAPLSQGIRKGPVLHVSGQLPFDPKTGEVVGTTVGEQTAQVLRNVTAVLKAAGAGLEDVVMLRVYLTDPAHMAEMNEAYAAAVGEPFPARTTVYMQLPPGLLVEIDALAVLDD
- a CDS encoding terpene synthase family protein is translated as MLAEGALPQARAQDVALTVRWAVFICLVDDLIDRRGLGLVPGEVEEFTAPMRAALAADGEPLPVATAPHAAVLGELFAHTAEGMSARWRERFTADYTDFLDATEEEAALRRNGVRLSLEPYVRLRRRTITLLPLLDVLERTGNASLVECPQTSARLRELRWTLADVAGWTNDLASAADDAAAGQDNLMTVLARQDGCSLAVARARAAAMIAERRSDFRSAATALRTGQDVPPERAEDVCRYVDLTQTFMAATLRWLAGTARFTPDPGPPAPHVSGLKP
- a CDS encoding isochorismatase family protein; the protein is MSRGLIVVDVQNDFCEGGSIPVPGGARIATKIADLVEQSAGRDYQYIVATRDHHIDPGGHFSQTPDFKDSFPVHCVAGGEGSEFHPHFVPAVTGGKVDAVFYKGAHSASKSGFEGADEEGTPLADWLRARGVKKVDVVGIATDHCVRATALDAVKAGFRARVRLDYSVGVAPHTTAAAVNDFRQAGIAVSGKAPGPEQS
- a CDS encoding carboxylesterase/lipase family protein → MNHHPDPVATTAQGAIRGLRQGDTLTFLNIPYAAPPRGAGRFAPPQPHEPWDGVRDATVPGPNAPQSERKLGNVDMTPYFGTGWNRGEDYLTVNVFTPAAGGDELPVMVFVHGGGFVAGSTRSTMYDGSAFARDGVVLVTLNYRLGIAGFLDIPGAPANRGLLDVVAALRWVRENIAAFGGDPHNVTLFGQSAGATIVGGVLATPQAAGLLRRAIVQSGSGLGAFTTEQAARVTKAAAEALDIEPHVDAFAGISDERLVEAASQLAGIDLQTETHGDPLIGLSPFSLVLDTQPAESVAAGLSADVDLLVGTNTEEGNLYLVPVGKYATSTAADVDEAAARSHPNPAQLVETYRKSRPEASHAELRSAIMADALFGAGSRALAGAHATHPKSATYTYEFAWRSKALDGELGATHAVELPFVFDLAERPELNGSNALLGPDKPPADLATRIHEAWIRFARTGDPGWDPYDTERRATMRIDAEWTQVDDPRSQERQVWS
- a CDS encoding MBL fold metallo-hydrolase; this encodes MDTITLGDVTLTRVWEYFGPVDMTPEAFFPESPAEAWEAHRSWLVPDFLDAETRIVNSAIQTWVLRSEGKTILVDTGVGNHKDRPYAPVWSRLNTDFLGNLARAGVRPEDVDIVINTHLHIDHVGWNTYLDGRTWVPTFPNATYLMPKADFDFWNPANEHKPLLGRGNQNVFEDSVAPVHEAGLTQLWDDSHRIDGSLRLDLAPGHTPGSSVLTLESGSDRALFVGDMLHSPVQIHEPDANSCFCEDPAEARATRRKLLGWAVDNNALVIPAHLGGNGAAEVVREGDKFAIKGWAPFAPYTEQA